The Snodgrassella alvi wkB2 genome window below encodes:
- a CDS encoding Nif3-like dinuclear metal center hexameric protein encodes MAFRKEILGWCAQELAVAQFRDYSPNGLQIEGRDEVSTIVCAVTASQAAIDFAVKQQADMLLVHHGMFWKNEAAVITGWKKRRIQTLLANNINLVGYHLPLDAHPRLGNNVQLAQRLGWQITGCGGEQNLIQYGALTYEQTAEQLAQGIELGLNHKPILLCADKQQPVRRLAWCTGGGQSFFQQAIDAGVDAFITGEISEPQYHLAQECGVVFIAAGHHATERYGIQALACALASEFGITQQFFDEPNPA; translated from the coding sequence ATGGCTTTCAGAAAAGAAATTTTAGGCTGGTGCGCTCAGGAGCTGGCGGTTGCTCAGTTTCGAGATTACAGCCCGAATGGGTTACAGATAGAGGGCAGGGATGAAGTTAGCACTATTGTTTGTGCTGTCACTGCCAGCCAGGCTGCTATTGATTTTGCCGTAAAACAGCAGGCAGATATGCTGCTGGTTCATCATGGTATGTTCTGGAAAAATGAAGCGGCTGTAATTACAGGCTGGAAAAAACGCCGTATTCAGACATTATTAGCCAATAATATTAATCTGGTTGGCTATCATTTACCGCTGGATGCGCATCCGCGCTTAGGGAATAATGTGCAGCTGGCTCAGCGTTTAGGCTGGCAGATTACCGGCTGTGGCGGTGAACAGAATTTAATTCAGTACGGTGCTTTAACCTATGAGCAAACTGCAGAACAGCTGGCTCAGGGGATTGAGCTAGGCCTGAATCACAAACCCATATTGTTATGTGCTGACAAACAACAACCAGTACGCAGGCTGGCCTGGTGTACCGGCGGCGGCCAGAGTTTTTTTCAGCAGGCTATTGATGCCGGGGTTGATGCATTTATTACAGGTGAAATATCCGAACCGCAATACCATCTGGCTCAGGAATGCGGAGTGGTATTCATCGCGGCAGGACATCATGCTACCGAAAGATATGGTATTCAGGCACTTGCCTGTGCATTAGCCAGTGAATTCGGGATTACTCAGCAGTTTTTTGACGAGCCTAATCCGGCTTAA
- a CDS encoding ClpXP protease specificity-enhancing factor produces the protein MNKLNTKPYILRALYEWALDSGYTPHIAVWVNDKTQVPLQYVKDNEIVLNIGPVAAHNLNIDNEWVSFSARFGGVSHDIWIPVGHVISLFARETGDGMGFDVEPLTENSEHPTAGEDNTVSESQPSVSESLPADDSNKSGAKKGLKIVK, from the coding sequence ATGAACAAGCTGAACACCAAACCGTATATTCTGCGGGCACTGTATGAATGGGCGCTGGATAGTGGTTATACACCGCATATTGCTGTATGGGTAAATGATAAAACTCAGGTACCGCTTCAGTATGTAAAAGACAATGAAATTGTGCTTAATATCGGGCCTGTAGCCGCACATAATCTGAATATAGATAATGAATGGGTTAGTTTTTCTGCCCGTTTTGGCGGCGTTTCTCATGATATATGGATTCCGGTTGGTCATGTAATCAGTCTTTTTGCCAGAGAAACTGGTGACGGCATGGGGTTTGATGTAGAACCTCTTACTGAAAACAGTGAACACCCGACAGCAGGCGAGGATAACACCGTATCTGAAAGCCAGCCTTCTGTATCAGAGAGTTTACCTGCAGATGACAGTAATAAATCTGGTGCGAAAAAAGGTTTGAAAATAGTTAAATAA
- a CDS encoding glutathione S-transferase N-terminal domain-containing protein: MMTLYAGITCPFSQRCSFVLYEKGMDFEIKDVDVFNKPEDLAVMNPYNQVPVLVERDLILYESNIINEYIDERFPHPQLMPADPIMRGRGRLVLYRLEKELFSHVLVLENPESSNKEMNKAREAITQGLTMLAPAFTKNKYIIGDDFSMIDVALAPLLWRLDHYDIKLPKSAAPLLKYAERIFQREAFIDALTPAEKAMRR, encoded by the coding sequence ATGATGACATTATATGCGGGTATTACTTGCCCGTTTAGTCAGCGTTGCAGCTTTGTGCTTTATGAAAAAGGCATGGATTTTGAAATTAAAGATGTAGACGTTTTCAATAAGCCGGAAGATCTGGCCGTGATGAATCCGTATAATCAGGTTCCTGTTCTGGTTGAACGTGACCTAATTTTATATGAATCCAATATTATTAATGAATATATTGATGAGCGGTTTCCGCATCCGCAGCTAATGCCGGCAGACCCGATTATGCGTGGTCGCGGCCGTCTTGTTTTATATCGTCTGGAAAAAGAACTGTTCAGTCATGTACTGGTGCTGGAAAATCCTGAATCAAGTAATAAGGAAATGAACAAAGCCCGCGAAGCCATTACTCAGGGCTTAACGATGCTGGCTCCTGCATTCACTAAAAACAAATATATTATCGGTGATGATTTCTCCATGATTGATGTGGCGCTGGCTCCGCTTTTGTGGCGTCTGGATCACTATGATATTAAGCTGCCAAAATCAGCTGCGCCATTGCTTAAATATGCGGAACGTATTTTTCAGCGTGAAGCGTTTATTGATGCCTTAACACCTGCCGAGAAAGCGATGCGTCGTTAA